The sequence CATTCAACAATTCAACCAATAGGCGCGGCAATTTTTTTCTATGTAATTTGACTTATAGAGCCGCAGGTAGTAATTATGAATTGATTCACAAGTTCTAAGCTCCAGCACCCGAGCTAATCATCGGTGAACAATCTCAATCACGCAACAATGCAGCACAACGAAATGAAGCTAATTTAGTTGTCAGGTCACTGAGTTTTACCTACCCTGATGTAATCCCTGATGAAACAGGACGGCATGAACTTTGGCGGTTTGCAGAAGGTGAGCTCCACCAACCTCCTCAGATCCTCCGGCCGCTGCGGCAGCAGCAGGCTGGCCGCCTCCGAGATGTCGTCCACGGCAAACAGCCCGGACGCCAGGTCGGCCTCCTCGAGGCAAACACCCGCAGCTACGAGCACGAGCCGCTCCACCACGGCGGGGAAGGCGTGGGCGAGGTGATAGGCCACGAAGCCGCCGTAGCTGACACCGACGACGCTGTACCTCTGCGGCGCGCCGGGGAGGGCGGCCATGGCGGCTGCGACGGAGGCGGACTGGTAGGCGGGGGATCTGTCGGCGGCAGGGGAGGCGGAGTTGCCGAAGAAGACGAGGTCCGGGACGAAAGGGGCGAGGCCGGCGGTGATGAGCGGGCGGAGGAAGGGGGCCCACTGCCAGGTGGCGTTGGCGCCGAAGccgtggaggaggaggacggggtggaGCGCCGGGTCGGGGCGCGGGAGCCAGAAGTGGACGACGGCGCCGTCGGGGAGCGGCACGGCGGCCTGGCGGAGGCCGGCGGAGCGGAAAGCGCGGGCGTAGCAGCGGTCCCGCGCGAGCGTGGGGCTCAGCCGGTGCTtccaccgccgccgtccgccagCCGGCGGTGGTGGCGCGGGCATGCCGGTCGCCGGAGGCCGGGGATCTGCCGTATCGGCTGGTGGACTGAAGTCTGCTTGGTCTGTTTGGGGAACCTGACAGCATAACCTCGTGCGGGCAACGACTTCCCTTGCACGTTTTTTCGATTATTcagtatcaatgaaatgatacgcaccTTGCGTATTCACggaaaaaaagcaaaaaataaatatATGTATATACAATGAGGACCTGTTTAGGAAGCCGCGTCCGCTCCCTAGCGCTTCGGTAAAGCCGACCAAAAAAATATT comes from Triticum aestivum cultivar Chinese Spring chromosome 5B, IWGSC CS RefSeq v2.1, whole genome shotgun sequence and encodes:
- the LOC123113521 gene encoding 2-hydroxy-6-oxononadienedioate/2-hydroxy-6-oxononatrienedioate hydrolase isoform X1 → MPAPPPPAGGRRRWKHRLSPTLARDRCYARAFRSAGLRQAAVPLPDGAVVHFWLPRPDPALHPVLLLHGFGANATWQWAPFLRPLITAGLAPFVPDLVFFGNSASPAADRSPAYQSASVAAAMAALPGAPQRYSVVGVSYGGFVAYHLAHAFPAVVERLVLVAAGVCLEEADLASGLFAVDDISEAASLLLPQRPEDLRRLVELTFCKPPKFMPSCFIRDYIRVMCTENVKEKTELLYALISGRKLSDLPKINQQTLIIWGEQDRVFPLELGLRLKRHLGDTSELTIVKDAGHAINREKPAELCRLIKNYIIDPSVKYRDDRKQGCWKFALRRFAGSSLRKVDSSRPLI
- the LOC123113521 gene encoding 2-hydroxy-6-oxononadienedioate/2-hydroxy-6-oxononatrienedioate hydrolase isoform X2, with protein sequence MPAPPPPAGGRRRWKHRLSPTLARDRCYARAFRSAGLRQAAVPLPDGAVVHFWLPRPDPALHPVLLLHGFGANATWQWAPFLRPLITAGLAPFVPDLVFFGNSASPAADRSPAYQSASVAAAMAALPGAPQRYSVVGVSYGGFVAYHLAHAFPAVVERLVLVAAGVCLEEADLASGLFAVDDISEAASLLLPQRPEDLRRLVELTFCKPPKFMPSCFIRDYIRVMCTENVKEKTELLYALISGRKLSDLPKINQQTLIIWGEQDRVFPLELGLRLKRHLGDTSELTIVKDAGHAINREKPAELCRLIKNYIIDPSVKYRDDRKGCWKFALRRFAGSSLRKVDSSRPLI